From a region of the Schistocerca nitens isolate TAMUIC-IGC-003100 chromosome 8, iqSchNite1.1, whole genome shotgun sequence genome:
- the LOC126199607 gene encoding lactase/phlorizin hydrolase-like — translation MWLTFNEPYELLKGYATTGGQAPSQKAPGIGDYLAAHTVIRAHAMVYRLYDEQYRSTQNGKVGITLNCDWFEQYDDLEESLEAQDRVIQFQLGLFANPIHVDGDYPTVVRERVDNNSRAEGRPRSRLPSFTEEEKQMINGSSDFFGLNSYTTSLVKSAVVGGSPSLERNSGVQRIINFTWPGSSLIWLRQYLAELLKAINEDRANVIGYTTWSLLDNLEWDSGFRPKFGIYHVDFNSTERTRTPKASASFLYVIYSNMSVPEEYFT, via the exons atGTGGCTGACATTCAACGAGCCTTACGAGTTACTGAAAGGCTACGCTACCACAGGCGGTCAAGCTCCGTCGCAGAAAGCTCCGGGCATCGGCGACTACCTGGCGGCGCACACCGTCATCAGGGCGCACGCCATGGTCTATCGCCTCTACGACGAGCAGTATCGCTCCACGCAGAACG GTAAAGTCGGTATCACACTAAACTGTGACTGGTTCGAACAATACGATGACCTGGAGGAATCCCTGGAGGCTCAGGATCGTGTGATTCAGTTCCAG CTGGGCCTGTTCGCGAACCCTATCCACGTCGACGGCGACTACCCGACCGTGGTGCGGGAACGTGTGGACAACAACAGCAGAGCCGAGGGTAGACCCAGGTCACGCCTGCCCAGCTTTACTGAGGAGGAGAAGCAGATGATCAATG GTTCTTCTGATTTCTTTGGACTGAATTCATACACAACAAGTCTCGTGAAGTCTGCAGTCGTGGGTGGCTCACCATCATTGGAACGCAACAGTGGTGTTCAGCGAATAATCAACTTCACTTggcctggcagcagcttaatatggCTCAGG CAATACTTGGCAGAATTACTGAAAGCTATCAATGAGGATAGGGCCAATGTAATTGGATATACAACTTGGAGCCTTCTCGACAACTTGGAGTGGGATTCTGGTTTCAG ACCAAAGTTCGGCATCTACCACGTGGATTTCAACAGCACTGAGAGAACAAGGACGCCAAAGGCTTCAGCAAGCTTCCTATATGTCATCTATAGCAACATGAGTGTACCAGAAGAATACTTTACGTAA